The Scatophagus argus isolate fScaArg1 chromosome 12, fScaArg1.pri, whole genome shotgun sequence genome includes the window tatatacagtatgtgattGCTTTGGAGTCTTAAGACACAGACGTCAACCTTTTTGTCACTACTGAACTGAATTGGGAAGTTGCTCTCCTTTGTGTCTCTCTTGTATGAAGggcataaaaatgtttaatttcatcAACACACCAGTCTTCAGCAGCTGTCTGGACAACATTTTGTCAACTGAGTTTTGTTGTAGGACTTTAGGACCCCTTTGTTTCCTTGATGATTTCCTGGAAGCATAAAGACTCATTTGTACATCCTGTTTTCATGAAAAACGTTTGAGTTATGACACAGGAAATCAACTCAAGATGATGtgagaacaaaaaacatgatACTGTGTACATTGGGCACATAGAAAGAAATGGTGCATTCATTTGGGTGaagtttatttttccttcattttacattttgttaagcctcaacatgtttttaatttaataaaatgcaTACAGATTTTACAGAGTGTGACGTTTTCTTATGTCTCATTCAGAGGCTGAATTATTGCTGTTCATGAAAGGGGTCGAATGTGAGTTCTGCAAACTGTAGAGGATGATAAAAGACAACTGAAAGGCATCAGTGCTGTACTATCCTGCCATTCTGCTTCATCAGTGTAGGAGATATTGATACGAAATGCTAATGGTATCAGTGATTAAAGGCCTTTGTTTCAGGGaggaaatgcttttaatttaataatgaaaatgcagaGATGTAGCTGTGACCTTGCTTGACAGCTGCGTCACAAAAATATCCACCTGAGCAGTTGCTTATGTTGGCCTCTAGGTTGCACTAGAAGCTCAACTTTCAGTCTGGGTTGAAAGGGAAGCTGCACCAAATTGCTTTCGTGCAGGACAAAGTTTAACGTCTTTGTCTCCTCTTGCATTTGCATGAAAACATGTGTTGATCTATCTATTGACATGCATATTTCGGCAAAATATTGTGGAAACCCTTCTCTTCCcttcttatttcttatttaaacTCAAGGTTTATCTCAGTTAAAAAGCTTAAAATTGTTTTATGGCTATTAGGGGTCACttacacatagaaacacacaaacacggacACATAAAACAGGAGATACCTTCCTACctgtggtttattttttgttttgttaaaaaagagTAGGTTCATAAAACTTTCcattttatatatgtatttaacAGTTTACAAAATTGGCTGtgaacatttcattcaaaatacTTCTTTTTATactctgaaataaacaaattcacaaaaataaTCTCCATTCCATATGAACATTAAAAAGTAGTGTACATTTGTCGTAAAAACAACGGAAACAAAGGAGGATTGGTAAATTGGGATTctgtgaaaagcagcagaggccaAATTACCAACAACAGGTGACTGTCAACTGAGCACAGACAGATGCAGAAATTCCTCAAAATAAAGTTGTGATTATGGGAATCAGTGGAGTGTTTGTGGTGCTGTGAAGCAAGATTTATAggatacagtgtgtgtgtgtgtgtgtttaggaggactgtaaatgaaaaatggatACCAGCAGCTGCATTCACTGaacctctgctgctgttatgGCAGGAAACAAATCAATGAACCCAACAGTCCCAATCTGGACATTAGACAGATGAGTGAAGGCTAATCATTTTTTGGACTTTATGACTGAAAAAAAGCTAATTAGGGTTGGGCGATATGACAATACACAGCATGAGATGAGAGAAATAAGAGATTTTGGTATATCATGTATACTGAGGAACCGATCCCTTTTGATGTAGGATACGTTGGATGTCCAGAATTTTGGCATCAATGTGATGTAGTACCTTGATTTATCTGGGGGTTTTTTGATCTGGATTatccaaaaataaacattttcactACGGCATTTTATCCTTCAATCATTTCTCAGCTGAATTTCAGGAGAATTGGCATGATATCACAATATATTGATACTGcaacataaaatgacagacacactcactcaaacaTATCGCCTACCCCTATTGTAAATGCATATCAGTATGGGGTGATATGGctagaaaaatattaaataagagTACCAgtttggaaaaggaaaaaaaaatcagtgcgTCATCCTTGAGGCAGATATAACACTAAGCATATGAGGTGTACCCGGGTGGACCAAATTAGCCATAAATCTACATGAATCCACGTTGTGACTCGTAGATGCAGTTTTGCAAACACTTTTCAGACCAGCTGAAGAAAGATCTGCTTAAAGATTAACAGTGACAATAATGACTTCGTTCATCTCTTGCTCTGCCATTTGAAGGTCCAACAGCTTATTACGTATCTATTGGAGTGTGTGGGTGGCTGGGTGGATGTGTGTCTACTGAAGAATGTGCAGATACAGACGAAAGCCATATGGATGTTTAAGGCATCTGTCAATATAAAGAGGATTATACTCAAAGTCTCTTAACTAATCTGGAAAGGATCTGTCCTGAGGGCCCCTCCCTCAGTTAAACCGCTTTACCCTCCACCGCTAACAGGATGTGATgtaacagaacagaaacagtgggagcatctgttttcagtgcatttgtCTTGTTATAGGTATTCAACAAAGATGCTTCTTGTATGGTGAATCCATTGGCCAACAGAACTTCAGAGGAAAGGAgcttcatttccttttcttggTTATAAAGTGAAGATGGCCTCATGACTAACTGGTATGATCGTTGGGAAAAAGTAAGGATGTCGTGTGATTCTCCTCCACCTCAGCGAGGGCCATCTCCAGCTGCTGGATGAGCACTCGCTTCTTGAACCTGCCAGAGAGGCAAAATAAATTAGAAAGAAGCAGGGAATAAGGCAAGCACTCAAAGGCAAACCAGGGGAGATTCATGTTGGTGAACctcctttaaaaataattgcagTGCAGTAATGTGTCATTGTTAACAGACTCAGTGCTCCAAGGACATTAAAAAACTACTCCACATAAccttttattgaaaaaaaaaaaccaaactgactAAAATGAGTGGATATTTCTTACCTGACAGCCTCTTTGATAGCATGCTGGATGAAATACTTTTGAACATTAACTGGTCCTTTGACCTGCTGGAGTAGTCTGAGTATTGCATCATAGTCtgagaaaagacacagacagagatgaagatAAAGCTGTTTGCCCCCAGTATCACTCTTAAATCAGCAGAtgggaataaaaatgaatgtagtGTGATATACTGCAATGGCTTGTACTCACTTCGTCCTGGTTTGCGGACCTCCTTGATAACTTGGCTCCTCAGCTCTGCTTGGCTGCCATCTAGTGGGGCTATGAATATGGTCTCAAGCACCTCAGGGTCGGCTTCAGAGCCCTCTAGCTGGCTCTGTGGACTCAGTCCCTCACAGctgtgtttctcctccagcGGCTGCTCGTCTTCCTCTAGTCTCTTCTCCGTCATATTGATGTCCTCTCCTTGATCTGCTGCCCCTAGTCCGGCCTTGTCCTCTAGGTTCAGTGAAGATGGGTTCCCTGCTACAGTGTCCAGCTCAGCAGGCCAGCTCTCCCTTGATTCAGATCCAGGAACGCTGTAACCATTACTCTCACTGACCACGACGTTGTTTCCATCCAGCCCTGTGGGGGtgacaaataatttaaaactaCTTTTCAGTCAGTTCCTCATGGATAATCTGCCATCTGTATTCCTATGCTCAACACATATAATATAATCCCAGGTACATATTAGTCTAACCTTTGTGCTGTGGAAGGGGTTTGAGGAGGTTCTGCTGCCCCTGAACCCCTACCAGACTCTTTCCCACCACCACATGGTTGGGGCTCCCTGGTGGAGTCTGTGGTCGCCGCAGTAATGGAGACATAATCCGCCTTCTCTTCAATGTAGCACCTGAGTTGGGATCGCTGGAATTTcctcttttcttattttgagGGCCTGCTACAAACTCATCTGCCTCATCAATCATCATCCCCTGATATAAACgtaagagaaaacaaaaatgaagatgTCTCATTGTGCATAGGTCAAGTGTATCAGCTAGTATTTTGTGTCGATATATTTATACCTTCTTATCCTGCTTGAAAGGATTCCCAAATGTGTGCAGACGTTTTGGTTGGTCAGGGTCAATTTCCCTCAGCGGAGATGGCATCATTTTTAGGTACTCCTGATAGTTTCCCATCTGAGCCACTGGAATACTGTGCAAATAGTCTGACAAGCACAGGAAATATACAGGTCTAAGTGCAACTTTTCCACAAATCTGTAAAAAATATCTTATACATCAGGatatgaggaagaaaaaaagtattcaaaaaaTCTTTCTCAGTAGGATTTTATACCTTCGTCCTGTCCTCGGATCAGTTTTTGTGACGTCCGCAGCAAATTAGAACGCATTCGAGTGAGCTGATCCAGAAGGTTCCGTCTCGGGATGTCGTAGGCATTTCGATAAGCTTGAGGTTTTACATCCTGCGAACACATCAGCATGCCTGATCAGAAAAACCACACCAAGCATTGCACTCGCACTTTTTTTCCACTCTAACATGGCCACCCACACAAAGCAATTCTTCTTCAGAAATGTCCTTTGTGTCCTAAATCTACCTTGTTGAGCAGGGCAATCTGGAAGCCAGCGAACTCTTTGAAGTTGATGTCGACCACACGAAGGGGCCCCTCCCCAGTGATTCCCTGTAGCAACTGCTTAAAGTCCCGGCGGtgggccagagagagagagctggagtgGTTCTTCACCTTTATGCCGGTTTCCTGAGGAGCTTTCTTCCCCACAGACACAATCAGACGATCTGATTCCATCTTAGCCTTCATATGAGCAAACCAGGGAGAGAAGCAATTTACATTCTGTTCAGATTCTTCACTTCACACTGAGAGGAATATGATTCAGAGCACAGAAACCTAAAAGCATTTTGTTCGTTTTCTATGTTAAgtctttcatttaaataaattcatACTTTATGCTTTCTTTCCTTATACTGTCGCTCTTTAACAGTCGTTTGCTGAACTCAGACAATGCAGCATTATGTTTACATCAATTTAACTACTACAAACACTGTGCAACTCCTCCGCCACATAATCAAACAAAGAggaagattttgttttcttttttgtttgtaggTGACATTGTCTAAGATAATCTGCATGAGATACACATTTTTAGTTGCTCACATGACCacaactgaaaatataaaagttttACAACTGCAAAACAACTAATGCCAATTAAATCCTTAACGGTTTCAGAAATTTTTAACTTGAACTGTTGCCTTGTTCACTCAAATGGAGCCTCCATCCCATGTTATGACTTATGGAAGAAGAAACACTGTCTcatgctcaaggacactttacCTGCTGGCTGAGCTTCTTAAGATAGGAGATAACACTGTAACTTAGACCACAGTCCATGGTGTCTGCAATAAGATTAGGTGCACCCATCATCCTCAGTGCCTTTTTTAAGGGCTGTCAGAAGAtagcaaaaggaaaatgtgttaGTTATGTGAAGAAACAATATAAATCAATGCACTGAATGTCAGACTACATAAAGCAAgagatgtctgtctgtccaagAACAGACATAAAAGTGTTGAGTGctgatatttgttttgtaatttctgTTTAACAGCCacatatgaaagtgaaaatggcTTAAACTAACATTACAGACAGTCTGACAGTctgtaaatcatttttttttcttgcgcTGTACTCACTCAAAAACACTTTGCCAATGATTATCTGCTCTGATGATTACGACATGATTGAATACAATATTGAAAGAGACAAGGTTTCTTTTGGTAAATGAAAAGTTACATTAATCCGGCAACCAAAAAAGATCTTTCAAATAACTGATAAATTAGTCATTAAATCAATCAAACTGaaataacatcaacatcatcagaTCAAttgataaaaaacaaattattatgtGCAGCCCTTCACTACCCAGAACCATGACAGTGTTAGGGTTAAACCTCTCTCACAGCGACACTGGTTATTTGAGCATCAGCTAATTTAAGTTTTAATGTTATAATTTTGAGAAACCTACACAGTCAGTGTCAAGTATGAAGAAGTTTGGATGAGCAATTCACAGAAAGCTCCAATCAGCAATACCAGAAGCCAAGCAATCGGCTTGTTCT containing:
- the ints6l gene encoding integrator complex subunit 6 isoform X2, with translation MCELKNLQASGLTTLGHALRTAFDLLNLNRLVSGIDNYGQGRNPFFLEPSVIITITDGNKLTHSSGVPDELHLPLNSPLAGSELTKEPFRWDQRLFALVLRLPGASTPDNEQLGSVPTDESAITQMCEVTGGRSYCVRTQRMLNQCLESLVQKVQSGVVINFEKTGPDPPLIGEDNSVEPSRPVSSFSPQPWHSCHKLIYVRPNPKTGVPVGHWPIPESFWPDQNSPTLPPRSAHPVVRFSCVDCEPMVIDKLPFDKYELEPSPLTQYILERKSPHMCWQVFVSSSAKQNDLGQPFGYLKASTTLTCVNLFVMPYNYPVLLPLLDDLFKVHKLKPNLKWRQAFEMYLKTMPPYYLLPLKKALRMMGAPNLIADTMDCGLSYSVISYLKKLSQQAKMESDRLIVSVGKKAPQETGIKVKNHSSSLSLAHRRDFKQLLQGITGEGPLRVVDINFKEFAGFQIALLNKDVKPQAYRNAYDIPRRNLLDQLTRMRSNLLRTSQKLIRGQDEDYLHSIPVAQMGNYQEYLKMMPSPLREIDPDQPKRLHTFGNPFKQDKKGMMIDEADEFVAGPQNKKRGNSSDPNSGATLKRRRIMSPLLRRPQTPPGSPNHVVVGKSLVGVQGQQNLLKPLPQHKGLDGNNVVVSESNGYSVPGSESRESWPAELDTVAGNPSSLNLEDKAGLGAADQGEDINMTEKRLEEDEQPLEEKHSCEGLSPQSQLEGSEADPEVLETIFIAPLDGSQAELRSQVIKEVRKPGRNYDAILRLLQQVKGPVNVQKYFIQHAIKEAVRFKKRVLIQQLEMALAEVEENHTTSLLFPNDHTS
- the ints6l gene encoding integrator complex subunit 6 isoform X1, which codes for MPILLFLLDTSASMNQRTYLGTTYLDVAKGAVEVFMKLRARDPASRGDRYMLVTFDDPPYGVKAGWKENHATFMCELKNLQASGLTTLGHALRTAFDLLNLNRLVSGIDNYGQGRNPFFLEPSVIITITDGNKLTHSSGVPDELHLPLNSPLAGSELTKEPFRWDQRLFALVLRLPGASTPDNEQLGSVPTDESAITQMCEVTGGRSYCVRTQRMLNQCLESLVQKVQSGVVINFEKTGPDPPLIGEDNSVEPSRPVSSFSPQPWHSCHKLIYVRPNPKTGVPVGHWPIPESFWPDQNSPTLPPRSAHPVVRFSCVDCEPMVIDKLPFDKYELEPSPLTQYILERKSPHMCWQVFVSSSAKQNDLGQPFGYLKASTTLTCVNLFVMPYNYPVLLPLLDDLFKVHKLKPNLKWRQAFEMYLKTMPPYYLLPLKKALRMMGAPNLIADTMDCGLSYSVISYLKKLSQQAKMESDRLIVSVGKKAPQETGIKVKNHSSSLSLAHRRDFKQLLQGITGEGPLRVVDINFKEFAGFQIALLNKDVKPQAYRNAYDIPRRNLLDQLTRMRSNLLRTSQKLIRGQDEDYLHSIPVAQMGNYQEYLKMMPSPLREIDPDQPKRLHTFGNPFKQDKKGMMIDEADEFVAGPQNKKRGNSSDPNSGATLKRRRIMSPLLRRPQTPPGSPNHVVVGKSLVGVQGQQNLLKPLPQHKGLDGNNVVVSESNGYSVPGSESRESWPAELDTVAGNPSSLNLEDKAGLGAADQGEDINMTEKRLEEDEQPLEEKHSCEGLSPQSQLEGSEADPEVLETIFIAPLDGSQAELRSQVIKEVRKPGRNYDAILRLLQQVKGPVNVQKYFIQHAIKEAVRFKKRVLIQQLEMALAEVEENHTTSLLFPNDHTS